One stretch of Passer domesticus isolate bPasDom1 chromosome 2, bPasDom1.hap1, whole genome shotgun sequence DNA includes these proteins:
- the USF3 gene encoding basic helix-loop-helix domain-containing protein USF3 isoform X1 gives MVPALGPPRSAPGPTLFSGREFLVLQAACCKVGLLHRSEWESTQPQPGAGNLCHLIQALFSETMPEMTENETPTKKQHRKKNRETHNAVERHRKKKINAGINRIGELIPCSPALKQSKNMILDQAFKYITEMKRQNDELLLNGGNNEQAEEIKKLRKQLDELQKENGRYIELLKANDICLYDDPTIHWKGNLKNAKVSVVIPSDQVQKNIIVYSNGTQPNGNNQGASVQGITFNVGHNLQKQTANVVPVQRTCNLVTPVTIAGIYPTENKPWSQPTVSPLASAQTAPAGNVLELSTPENERSVPTAAPASSQGTPRPAAEQELQCPSSNAPQNEHNPPKSKSDEEGTKSTKKTLPQGTSLPSSASVEASQGQQVNATCSNTHNTRSDLQESGAISTTDTACVPPVRLSTAESCSSANVPKSTDVVSSAGTPATSAAEGVKAVTAISTLAASPLENCWSFSGSSGVGTSDLKNMSSLTRMPSAGNTQTTWTTLQLAGNTVQPLSQTPSGIMPALLNEPVNGAGTVSSAHSRPLTTSISLHASLPGDGQAAEQIVVTLPSCPPVPIQPLISQPQVKAQAAGSILPLNSAMQVIQMAQPVASAVTGAPANQNVIILQPPNPAPCPPIVRAEVPSQNVSQQIVIIQAANQNPLPLLSAQPSASVRVPMNGPTAVANSSGSMQNASLPQTFGGKHLVHILPRPSSLPSSSSTQTFSVTMSNQQHPQTISLNGQLFALQPVMSSSGASNQAPMQIIQPTTSEDPNTNVALNTFGALANLNQSISQMAGQSCLHLSLSHPTNPATVNNQIATVNCVSLPTSVASSVPAEVSVLTSASNSINASPQKAAAGLPSSAKSKRSNKKPSTKKHLTVNNKVSCPAVPCKDAGKVDCAPVETVAKPSSGKGPPENAPAVSQAVSTPQAGSTAASSGVSISGSPSKEAASSEQAVKTPSAPEPSMAEVPASSPLESVVSEQLLLAPPLAKDAAPRQQAQGSQSHPTASVPSESPKPCEPPSTLTSSGKEAQVTHLQVANGTSAAQSNTAGHTSKAGMISESCNVAQDSSVVMQDADLLEGQGLTKMLSDLTKERTAVEKTSSFTVQGEHSNFPMENSKSAESNVDLPEKQELLLMNTESDTLSQPHSCISDQEVVSASLITSRQADSPMSTSSGSSRGFSVASMLPDSTREDVTSSTSTSTCNSCTFSEQTDIVALAARAIFDQESLEKSGGGIHVNTRDVISKSEVAPLEREQQPFKPQSVKENNAGPLEAAPNKFSAHETVQTNVDRQVEKPSCSVGGVETSNTPLQISTSQTPSITSLSVNNLIHQSRIVHPLVSCSGLSQSSEPASIPATVSLSLPSSTYINPSPGPALMSEYAQEQLNAIRASSMQAPQLQESHLKQQNHEGRKDSAKRAVQDDLLLSTAKRQKQCQTAPIRLEGMTLMNRTPEGIADQTQMLVSQIPPNSSNSVAPVSNQGHADGLSRLFPPNSNFVTPALRQTEVQCGSQPPLSEQPGQAGQHLQPIQHAPAQGISHLHSNHPYLKQQQAGQLRERHHLYQLQHHVSHGENSVHSQPHSVHQQRTIQQEVQMQKKRNLIQGTQATQLSLQQKHHGSDQTRQKGGQPHPHHQQMQQQMQQHFGASQPEKNCENPATSRNHHNHPQSHINQDIMHQQQQDVGSRQQGSTSEHVSGHNQMQRLMTSRGLEQQMVSQASIVSRPSDMTCTPHRQERNRVSSYSAEALIGKTPSNSEQRIGVSLQGPRVSDQLEMRSYLDVSRSKGLAIHNMQGRLSVDHTVGSDVQRLSDCQTFKPSGPNQQPTGNFDVQASRNSEIGNSVSSLRGMQSQAFRIGQNAAPSIERQKRLPYQPVQGIPTGNTLPSRENENTCHQSFMQSLLAPHLGDQVSGSQRSIPEHQRNTQCGASSTIEYNCPPARESVHIRRDGDGQSRESCDMSIGAINTRNSSLTIPFSSSSSSGDIQGRNTSPNISVQKSNPMRMTDSHGTKNHMNTPVSSNMHGVVRPTHPHPAVSHGNGEQGQPSVRQPNSSVTQRSRHPLQDNGGSKIRQPERNRSGNQRHGNVFDPSLPHLPLSTSGSMILGRQQSTIEKRGSIVRFMSDGPQVSNDNAAPDQHTLSQNFGFPFIPEGGMNPPINANASFIPPVTQPSATRTPALIPVDPQNTLPSFYPPYSPAHPTLSNDISIPYFPNQMFPNPSTEKPSSGGLNNRFGSILSPPRPVGFAQPSFPLLPDMPPMHMTNTSHLSNFNLTSLFPEIATALPPDGSAMSPLLSIANTSASDSSKQPSNRPAHNISHILGHDCSSAV, from the exons GCTCTCTTCTCCGAAACCATGCCAGAGATGACAGAGAATGAGACACCTACTAAGAAGCAGCATCG aaagaaaaaccgGGAGACACATAATGCAG TGGAGAGACATCGAAAGAAAAAGATTAATGCTGGGATAAACAGAATTGGAGAACTCATTCCCTGCTCTCCAGCACTTAAGCAG AGCAAGAACATGATCCTGGATCAGGCCTTTAAGTACATAACAGAAATGAAAAGACAGAATGATGAACTTCTGTTAAATGGAGGGAACAATGAGCAGG CTGAAGAGATAAAAAAACTTCGGAAACAATTGGATGAACTGCAAAAGGAAAACGGGAGATACATTGAGCTACTGAAAGCCAATGATATTTGCTTGTATGATGACCCTACAATCCACTGGAAAGGAAACCTCAAAAATGCCAAGGTCTCAGTTGTTATTCCCAGTGATCAGGTTCAGAAGAACATCATTGTCTATTCAAATGGGACTCAGCCAAATGGAAATAACCAGGGAGCATCTGTGCAGGGAATAACGTTTAATGTCGGTCATAATTTACAAAAGCAAACAGCCAATGTTGTGCCAGTTCAGAGAACTTGCAACCTAGTGACTCCTGTGACGATTGCTGGTATTTATCCCACAGAAAATAAGCCATGGTCACAACCTACAGTTTCTCCACTGGCTTCTGCTCAgacagctccagcagggaaTGTTCTTGAGCTCTCCACCCCGGAGAACGAGCGAAGTGtgcccactgctgctcctgccagctcacAGGGCACACCTCggcctgcagcagagcaggaactACAGTGTCCTTCAAGTAATGCACCACAGAATGAGCACAATCCCCCCAAAAGTAAAAGTGATGAGGAGGGCACTAAATCAACAAAGAAAACGCTCCCGCAGGGAACCAGCCTTCCTTCCAGTGCCTCCGTGGAAGCCTCCCAAGGTCAGCAGGTGAATGCAACTTGCTCAAATACACACAATACCAGAAGTGACCTCCAGGAGAGCGGTGCCATTTCAACCACAGACACAGCTTGTGTGCCACCTGTGAGACTGTCTACTGCAGAGAGCTGCTCTTCTGCAAATGTCCCCAAAAGTACGGACGTGGTCAGCAGTGCTGGCACGCCTGCGACGTCTGCAGCAGAAGGAGTTAAGGCTGTGACAGCAATAAGCACTCTGGCTGCCAGTCCTCTGGAGAACTGCTGGTCTTTTTCAGGCTCTTCAGGTGTTGGCACTTCAGACTTGAAAAACATGAGTAGCCTTACCCGGATGCCTTCAGCTGGGAACACGCAGACCACGTGGACCACCTTGCAGCTGGCAGGAAACACGGTTCAGCCGCTGAGCCAGACGCCATCCGGGATAATGCCTGCCCTCCTCAACGAGCCAGTCAACGGTGCTGGGACTGTGTCTTCTGCCCACAGCAGGCCTTTGACTACAAGTATCAGTTTGCATGCTTCTCTGCCTGGGGATGGCCAGGCAGCTGAACAGATTGTAGTTACCTTGCCCTCGTGCCCACCTGTACCTATACAGCCTTTAATCAGCCAGCCACAGGTTaaagctcaggctgcaggaagTATCCTTCCATTAAACTCAGCTATGCAGGTGATTCAGATGGCTCAGCCAGTCGCCTCAGCTGTGACAGGAGCACCAGCTAACCAGAATGTCATCATTCTCCAGCCTCCAAACCCTGCTCCGTGCCCACCCATTGTGAGAGCGGAAGTTCCCAGCCAAAATGTTAGTCAGCAAATTGTAATTATACAAGCTGCAAATCAGAATCCTCTTcccctcctctctgctcagcCTTCTGCTTCTGTAAGAGTTCCCATGAATGGGCCGACTGCAGTCGCCAATTCCAGTGGCTCCATGCAAAATGCCTCCCTTCCACAGACTTTTGGAGGGAAACACCTTGTCCATATATTACCAAGGCCATCTTCTTTGCCATCTTCTAGCTCTACACAGACATTTTCAGTGACAATGTCCAACCAACAGCACCCTCAGACTATTTCATTAAATGGGCAGCTTTTTGCCTTGCAGCCTGTGATGTCTTCATCTGGAGCCTCAAACCAAGCCCCTATGCAAATTATTCAGCCCACCACCAGCGAAGATCCAAATACCAATGTTGCCCTCAACACATTTGGTGCTTTAGCTAACCTCAATCAAAGCATATCACAAATGGCTGGACAGAGCTGCTTGCACTTGTCTCTCAGCCACCCCACCAATCCTGCAACTGTCAATAACCAGATTGCCACAGTTAACTGCGTGTCATTGCCAACTTCTGTGGCATCTTCAGTGCCTGCAGAGGTTTCAGTATTAACCAGTGCATCTAATTCCATAAATGCTTCCCCGCAAAAAGCGGCTGCTGGCTTGCCATCCAGTGCAAAATCAAAAAGGTCAAACAAAAAGCCAAGCACAAAGAAACACCTAACAGTCAATAATAAAGTGTCCTGCCCAGCAGTTCCTTGCAAGGATGCAGGGAAGGTGGATTGTGCACCTGTGGAAACGGTGGCCAAGCCCTCAAGTGGCAAAGGGCCACCAGAAAACgccccagcagtgtcacaggCTGTATCCACACCGCAGGCGGGCAGCACGGCTGCATCGAGCGGCGTCAGCATTTCTGGCTCTCCTTCCAAAGAGGCTGCAAGCTCCGAACAGGCAGTGAAAACCCCCTCTGCTCCAGAGCCAAGCATGGCAGAGGTGCCTGCTTCCTCACCACTGGAGTCTGTAGtgtcagagcagctgctgctcgcTCCCCCGCTGGCCAAAGATGCTGCTCCTcgccagcaggcccagggatCTCAGAGCCACCCAACTGCCTCTGTCCCATCAGAGTCTCCCAAACCCTGTGAACCCCCCAGCACCTTAACATCCTCTGGTAAAGAAGCACAGGTTACACATTTGCAGGTTGCAAATGGGacttcagcagcacagagcaacaCAGCAGGTCATACTTCCAAGGCAGGAATGATTTCGGAGTCCTGCAACGTTGCACAGGATTCCTCAGTGGTGATGCAAGATGCGGACTTGTTAGAAGGACAGGGTCTAACCAAAATGCTGTCTGATCTCACAAAAGAAAGAACAGCTGTGGAAAAAACCTCTTCATTTACTGTTCAGGGGGAGCATTCTAATTTTCCTATGGAAAACTCTAAATCAGCAGAATCAAATGTTGATTTGCCTGAGAAGCAGGAACTCTTGTTGATGAACACAGAAAGTGACACTCTCTCCCAGCCTCACTCCTGCATCTCTGATCAGGAAGTAGTCAGTGCTTCCCTTATTACGAGCAGGCAGGCAGACTCCCCCATGTCAaccagctctggcagcagtCGAGGCTTCTCAGTTGCATCTATGTTGCCAGATAGCACCAGAGAAGATGTCACAAGCAGCACCTCTACCAGCACGTGTAACAGCTGCACATTTTCAGAACAGACTGACATTGTAGCTCTTGCAGCCAGAGCTATTTTTGACCAGGAAAGCCTTGAGAAAAGTGGAGGGGGAATACATGTTAACACAAGGGATGTCATCTCTAAGTCTGAGGTTGCACCTTTGGAGAGAGAGCAACAGCCTTTTAAACCTCAGTCAGTGAAAGAAAACAACGCAGGGCCACTGGAAGCAGCACCGAACAAATTCAGCGCTCATGAAACAGTACAGACAAATGTCGACAGGCAGGTGGAGAAGCCAAGCTGCTCTGTAGGAGGTGTAGAAACATCAAACACTCCTTTGCAGATTTCCACTTCCCAGACACCCAGCATAACCAGTCTAAGCGTGAATAATCTGATACACCAGAGCCGCATTGTCCATCCCCTGGTGAGTTGCTCGGGTTTATCCCAGTCTTCAGAGCCTGCAAGCATCCCTGCAACCGTGAGCCTCTCCCTTCCATCTAGCACATACATCAATCCGTCTCCAGGACCTGCTCTGATGAGTGAATATGCTCAGGAACAACTGAATGCTATCAGGGCAAGCAGCATGCAggctccccagctgcaggaatcACACTTAAAGCAGCAAAACCATGAAGGTCGCAAGGACTCTGCCAAGAGGGCCGTTCAGGATGACCTTCTGCTTTCTACAGCAAAGAGGCAAAAGCAGTGCCAGACAGCACCCATAAGGCTTGAGGGGATGACGCTGATGAACCGGACACCAGAGGGCATTGCTGATCAAACACAGATGCTGGTTAGTCAGATTCCTCCTAATTCATCCAACTCAGTGGCACCAGTGAGCAATCAAGGGCACGCTGATGGCCTCAGTAGGTTATTCCCACCCAACAGCAATTTCGTAACGCCGGCTTTGAGACAAACTGAAGTTCAGTGCGGTTCTCAGCCACCGCTTtcagagcagccaggccaggcagggcagcactTGCAGCCAATCCAACACGCCCCTGCCCAAGGCATCTCTCACCTTCACAGTAATCACCCGTacttgaagcagcagcaggctgggcagtTAAGAGAGAGGCACCACTTGTACCAGCTGCAGCACCACGTCAGTCATGGGGAAAACTCAGTCcactctcaaccccacagcgtCCACCAACAGCGAACGATACAGCAGGAGGTGCAGATGCAAAAGAAACGGAATCTCATCCAGGGAACACAAGCCACACAGCTTTCTCTACAGCAAAAACACCACGGAAGTGATCAAACACGGCAGAAAGGTGGTCAGCCCCATCCTCACCACCAACAAATGCAGCAGCAGATGCAGCAGCACTTTGGAGCTTCCCAGCCTGAAAAGAATTGTGAAAATCCTGCAACAAGCAGAAACCACCATAACCACCCTCAGAGCCATATCAATCAGGATATTATGCATCAACAGCAACAGGATGTTGGCAGCAGACAGCAAGGTTCCACTTCAGAACACGTGTCAGGGCACAATCAGATGCAAAGACTTATGACCTCGAGGGGCTTAGAGCAGCAAATGGTGTCCCAGGCCAGTATCGTTTCCAGACCATCAGATATGACATGCACCCCTCACAGGCAGGAAAGAAACAGAGTTTCCAGCTACTCTGCTGAGGCTCTCATTGGGAAGACACCCTCTAATTCTGAGCAGAGAATAGGGGTATCTCTTCAAGGCCCTAGGGTTTCTGACCAGCTTGAAATGAGAAGCTATCTTGATGTTTCTAGAAGTAAAGGGTTGGCGATTCATAATATGCAGGGCCGCTTGTCAGTTGACCACACAGTTGGCTCGGATGTGCAGCGTCTTTCCGATTGCCAAACATTTAAGCCCTCTGGACCCAATCAACAACCAACAGGCAATTTCGATGTACAGGCTTCAAGAAACAGTGAAATTGGCAATTCTGTGTCCTCCCTCCGGGGCATGCAGTCACAAGCGTTCCGAATCGGTCAGAATGCTGCGCCATCCATAGAGAGGCAGAAGAGACTGCCCTACCAGCCAGTACAGGGTATTCCAACAGGGAATACCCTGCCATCGAGGGAAAACGAAAACACATGCCACCAAAGTTTCATGCAGAGTTTGCTCGCCCCTCACCTTGGAGATCAAGTCAGTGGAAGCCAAAGATCAATCCCAGAACATCAAAGGAACACACAGTGCGGTGCCTCCTCCACAATCGAGTACAACTGTCCCCCAGCACGGGAGAGCGTCCACATCCGAAGGGATGGTGATGGCCAGAGCAGGGAAAGCTGTGACATGTCCATTGGGGCAATTAACACAAGGAACAGTTCATTGACTATTCCTTTTTCGAGTTCTTCTTCCTCAGGAGACATTCAGGGTCGCAATACAAGCCCAAACATCTCTGTGCAGAAGTCGAACCCCATGAGGATGACAGACAGTCATGGAACTAAGAACCACATGAATACACCCGTGTCCAGCAATATGCATGGAGTTGTGAGGCCGACTCACCCTCACCCTGCAGTTTCTCATGGAAACGGCGAGCAAGGGCAGCCTTCTGTTCGTCAGCCAAATTCTTCGGTCACTCAGCGCTCGAGGCATCCTCTGCAAGACAATGGAGGTTCTAAAATTCGTCAGCCCGAAAGGAATCGATCCGGAAATCAGAGACATGGAAATGTCTTTGACCCTAGTCTTCCCCATCTTCCTCTGTCCACCAGTGGCAGCATGATCCTTGGGCGCCAACAGTCCACGATAGAAAAAAGAGGAAGCATTGTCCGATTTATGTCTGATGGCCCTCAAGTGTCCAACGATAACGCAGCCCCTGACCAACATACGCTCTCCCAGAATTTTGGATTCCCTTTCATTCCGGAGGGTGGCATGAATCCACCAATAAATGCTAACGCTTCTTTCATCCCACCGGTCACTCAGCCTAGTGCCACTCGGACACCAGCTCTAATTCCAGTTGATCCTCAGAATACACTGCCGTCCTTCTATCCACCTTACTCTCCTGCCCACCCTACCCTCTCCAATGACATTTCTATCCCTTACTTTCCCAATCAAATGTTCCCAAACCCAAGCACGGAGAAGCCGAGCAGTGGAGGTTTAAACAATCGATTTGGATCCATTTTGTCTCCTCCCAGGCCTGTTGGTTTTGCTCAGCCAAGTTTTCCTTTGCTTCCAGATATGCCACCAATGCACATGACCAACACATCGCACTTATCCAATTTTAACTTAACTTCTTTGTTTCCAGAAATAGCCACAGCTCTTCCTCCAGATGGCTCAGCGATGTCACCTTTGCTTTCCATTGCAAACACATCTGCTTCGGATTCTTCCAAGCAGCCCTCAAACCGCCCTGCCCACAATATAAGCCATATTTTAGGTCATGACTGCAGCTCAGCTGTATGA